From Solanum lycopersicum chromosome 8, SLM_r2.1, the proteins below share one genomic window:
- the LOC101244690 gene encoding pentatricopeptide repeat-containing protein At3g53170 isoform X2, translating into MELHFAGASYLMKEGIKRRGLIIKSSSSSTSQGLQKCSKKNLSRILRTEAAIRGIHRKANSEKYTNLWPKAVLKALDDAIRDNRWDSALKIFDLLRKQHWYEPRCHTYAKLLVMLGKCKQPSQANLLFEIMLADGLQPTVDVYTALVNAYGLSGLLDEALRTIDDMKSVSNCKPDVYTYSILIKCCTKVRRFDMIEYILAEMVYLGIECSSVTYNTIIDGYGKAKLFEQMECSLTDMIENETAFPDVFTLNSVIGSYGSCGKLEEMEKWFEEFQVMGIKPDVMTFNILIKSYGRAGMYQKMECVLDFMRNWFYSPTVVTYNIIIETLGKACLIKNMEQFFLQMKHEGVKPSSFTYCSLVSAYSRAALMENVDSIMRQVENSDVVLDTPFFNCIISAYGQVGDIERMVALFLEMKVRKCKPDYITFSTMIQAYNSQGMTEAAMDLKTEMITSCESNELISS; encoded by the exons ATGGAGCTTCATTTTGCAGGCGCATCGTATTTGATGAAAGAAGGTATAAAACGGCGAGGTTTGATTATCAAATCATCAAGCAGTAGTACTTCACAAGGGCTGCAGAAATGTTCAAAGAAAAACCTTTCTCGTATACTTAGAACAGAAGCCGCCATTAGAGGTATCCACAGGAAAGCCAACTCAGAAAAATACACTAATCTTTGGCCCAAGGCCGTTCTGAAGGCTCTCGATGATGCTATTAGGGACAATCGCTGGGACTCTGCTCTTAAG ATTTTCGACCTTCTTCGCAAGCAACATTGGTATGAGCCAAGATGCCATACATATGCTAAGCTTTTGGTAATGCTCGGCAAGTGCAAGCAGCCAAGTCAAGCTAACTTGCTTTTTGAGATTATGCTAGCGGATGGGCTTCAACCAACAGTAGATGTTTATACTGCACTTGTAAATGCATATGGTCTTAGTGGCCTCCTTGATGAGGCTCTGCGAACTATTGATGATATGAAATCAGTTAGTAATTGCAAGCCTGATGTGTATACTTACTCGATCCTAATTAAATGCTGCACTAAAGTTCGTCGTTTTGATATGATTGAATACATTTTGGCTGAGATGGTGTATTTGGGAATTGAATGTAGTTCTGTGACATACAATACCATAATTGATGGCTATGGTAAAGCTAAGCTATTTGAGCAGATGGAATGCTCCTTGACCGATATGATAGAAAATGAGACTGCCTTTCCAGATGTTTTCACCTTGAATTCAGTAATTGGGTCCTATGGCAGCTGTGGGAAGCTTGAGGAAATGGAGAAGTGGTTTGAAGAATTTCAGGTAATGGGAATAAAGCCAGATGTTATGACATTTAACATTTTAATCAAGTCATATGGAAGAGCTGGCATGTACCAGAAAATGGAGTGTGTACTTGATTTCATGAGGAATTGGTTCTATTCTCCAACAGTTGTGACTTACAATATCATCATTGAGACATTGGGGAAAGCTTGCCTCATTAAGAACATGGAACAGTTTTTCCTACAGATGAAGCATGAAGGGGTGAAGCCAAGTTCATTCACTTATTGCTCTCTTGTCAGTGCGTATAGTAGAGCTGCACTTATGGAAAATGTTGATTCAATCATGAGGCAAGTTGAGAATTCAGATGTAGTTCTAGATACTCCTTttttcaattgcatcatcagTGCTTACGGTCAAGTTGGTGATATAGAGAGGATGGTGGCATTGTTCTTGGAAATGAAGGTCAGAAAATGTAAACCAGACTACATCACATTTTCTACCATGATTCAGGCGTACAATTCACAAGGAATGACTGAAGCTGCAATGGACTTGAAGACAGAAATGATTACTTCTTGTG AATCAAATGAATTGATCAGCAGCTAG
- the LOC101244690 gene encoding pentatricopeptide repeat-containing protein At3g53170 isoform X1, with protein MELHFAGASYLMKEGIKRRGLIIKSSSSSTSQGLQKCSKKNLSRILRTEAAIRGIHRKANSEKYTNLWPKAVLKALDDAIRDNRWDSALKIFDLLRKQHWYEPRCHTYAKLLVMLGKCKQPSQANLLFEIMLADGLQPTVDVYTALVNAYGLSGLLDEALRTIDDMKSVSNCKPDVYTYSILIKCCTKVRRFDMIEYILAEMVYLGIECSSVTYNTIIDGYGKAKLFEQMECSLTDMIENETAFPDVFTLNSVIGSYGSCGKLEEMEKWFEEFQVMGIKPDVMTFNILIKSYGRAGMYQKMECVLDFMRNWFYSPTVVTYNIIIETLGKACLIKNMEQFFLQMKHEGVKPSSFTYCSLVSAYSRAALMENVDSIMRQVENSDVVLDTPFFNCIISAYGQVGDIERMVALFLEMKVRKCKPDYITFSTMIQAYNSQGMTEAAMDLKTEMITSCGTCTMITSCESNELISS; from the exons ATGGAGCTTCATTTTGCAGGCGCATCGTATTTGATGAAAGAAGGTATAAAACGGCGAGGTTTGATTATCAAATCATCAAGCAGTAGTACTTCACAAGGGCTGCAGAAATGTTCAAAGAAAAACCTTTCTCGTATACTTAGAACAGAAGCCGCCATTAGAGGTATCCACAGGAAAGCCAACTCAGAAAAATACACTAATCTTTGGCCCAAGGCCGTTCTGAAGGCTCTCGATGATGCTATTAGGGACAATCGCTGGGACTCTGCTCTTAAG ATTTTCGACCTTCTTCGCAAGCAACATTGGTATGAGCCAAGATGCCATACATATGCTAAGCTTTTGGTAATGCTCGGCAAGTGCAAGCAGCCAAGTCAAGCTAACTTGCTTTTTGAGATTATGCTAGCGGATGGGCTTCAACCAACAGTAGATGTTTATACTGCACTTGTAAATGCATATGGTCTTAGTGGCCTCCTTGATGAGGCTCTGCGAACTATTGATGATATGAAATCAGTTAGTAATTGCAAGCCTGATGTGTATACTTACTCGATCCTAATTAAATGCTGCACTAAAGTTCGTCGTTTTGATATGATTGAATACATTTTGGCTGAGATGGTGTATTTGGGAATTGAATGTAGTTCTGTGACATACAATACCATAATTGATGGCTATGGTAAAGCTAAGCTATTTGAGCAGATGGAATGCTCCTTGACCGATATGATAGAAAATGAGACTGCCTTTCCAGATGTTTTCACCTTGAATTCAGTAATTGGGTCCTATGGCAGCTGTGGGAAGCTTGAGGAAATGGAGAAGTGGTTTGAAGAATTTCAGGTAATGGGAATAAAGCCAGATGTTATGACATTTAACATTTTAATCAAGTCATATGGAAGAGCTGGCATGTACCAGAAAATGGAGTGTGTACTTGATTTCATGAGGAATTGGTTCTATTCTCCAACAGTTGTGACTTACAATATCATCATTGAGACATTGGGGAAAGCTTGCCTCATTAAGAACATGGAACAGTTTTTCCTACAGATGAAGCATGAAGGGGTGAAGCCAAGTTCATTCACTTATTGCTCTCTTGTCAGTGCGTATAGTAGAGCTGCACTTATGGAAAATGTTGATTCAATCATGAGGCAAGTTGAGAATTCAGATGTAGTTCTAGATACTCCTTttttcaattgcatcatcagTGCTTACGGTCAAGTTGGTGATATAGAGAGGATGGTGGCATTGTTCTTGGAAATGAAGGTCAGAAAATGTAAACCAGACTACATCACATTTTCTACCATGATTCAGGCGTACAATTCACAAGGAATGACTGAAGCTGCAATGGACTTGAAGACAGAAATGATTACTTCTTGTGGTACTTGTACTATGATTACTTCTTGTG AATCAAATGAATTGATCAGCAGCTAG